A part of Thermococcus sp. LS1 genomic DNA contains:
- a CDS encoding replication protein RepA: MEEVRYRRRKPAVERKIGEIREDDTRVALIGKAFKVDKMDYTFWLDDGTGVILIESEENVLPQNGQTVRVIGRVIRNEEGIHIYGEVIQDFSEADLEALEEIRELERKVLPRVESVIEFFGGEEL; encoded by the coding sequence ATGGAAGAGGTCAGGTACAGGCGGCGCAAGCCTGCCGTCGAGAGGAAGATAGGCGAGATAAGGGAAGACGACACGAGAGTTGCGCTCATAGGCAAGGCCTTCAAGGTCGACAAGATGGATTACACCTTCTGGCTCGACGACGGAACCGGGGTCATACTCATCGAGAGCGAGGAGAACGTCCTCCCCCAGAACGGCCAGACCGTTAGGGTCATCGGCAGGGTCATCAGGAACGAAGAAGGCATTCACATCTACGGCGAGGTTATACAGGACTTCAGCGAGGCAGATTTGGAAGCGCTGGAGGAGATTAGGGAGCTTGAGAGGAAGGTTCTCCCCCGGGTGGAGAGCGTCATCGAGTTCTTTGGAGGTGAGGAGCTATGA
- a CDS encoding Clp1/GlmU family protein has translation MNKAAYTEDVPPDRFELLDKIAQSERPIRVMLIGGTDSGKTTLLTFLANGLIEMGLRVAIIDSDVGQKGVLPPATVSLAFPKGPFDSTSNLKAYAHYFIGTTSPGQYTGEMAVGVKRLVDIAVQSVDVVLIDTTGFVTGPGIEMKRLKAELVRPELIVFLERKNELSHLRRLLSPYGEVLSLSVSDRAREHSREERREVRREKWGAYFSSAGLIDVDLNKVVPTGTELFRGRPLTAEEKELLSSLFKWLVLAGWKGERYTVVKADVENVPRHYSRSVIHAVDFEKLSNLLVGFIDKDGLCLGVGILKWINFSEMKAQILTPISLEELERAVELRFGRIRVLESGEELGLLRREEL, from the coding sequence ATGAACAAAGCGGCCTACACCGAGGACGTTCCCCCGGACAGGTTCGAACTCCTTGACAAGATAGCCCAGTCAGAGAGACCCATCAGGGTAATGCTCATCGGTGGAACCGACAGCGGAAAGACGACCCTCCTGACATTCCTTGCGAACGGGCTCATTGAAATGGGTCTTAGAGTTGCGATAATCGACAGCGACGTCGGCCAGAAGGGAGTCCTCCCTCCAGCGACAGTGAGTTTAGCTTTTCCTAAAGGTCCCTTTGACTCAACCAGCAATCTAAAGGCTTACGCTCACTATTTCATTGGGACCACTTCTCCTGGGCAGTACACCGGTGAGATGGCCGTTGGTGTCAAGAGACTGGTTGATATTGCCGTTCAGAGTGTGGATGTCGTTTTGATAGATACTACCGGCTTCGTCACCGGCCCGGGCATAGAGATGAAGCGCCTCAAAGCCGAGCTCGTGAGACCTGAACTGATAGTTTTCCTTGAGAGGAAAAATGAGCTCTCTCACCTAAGACGGCTCCTCTCTCCCTACGGTGAAGTCCTGAGCCTCTCAGTGAGCGACAGAGCGAGGGAACACTCGAGAGAGGAGCGTAGAGAAGTACGGCGAGAGAAGTGGGGTGCTTACTTCTCAAGCGCTGGTCTGATTGATGTTGATTTGAATAAGGTCGTTCCGACCGGAACGGAGCTCTTCAGAGGCAGACCGTTAACGGCCGAGGAAAAGGAACTTCTATCGTCCCTCTTCAAGTGGCTCGTCCTGGCCGGCTGGAAGGGCGAGCGCTACACCGTAGTCAAGGCCGACGTCGAGAACGTTCCAAGGCACTACAGCAGGTCTGTTATCCACGCCGTTGACTTCGAAAAGCTAAGCAACTTGCTGGTCGGTTTCATCGATAAAGACGGTCTCTGCCTCGGCGTTGGGATACTGAAGTGGATAAACTTCAGCGAGATGAAGGCCCAGATCCTGACGCCCATATCTTTAGAAGAACTTGAGAGGGCAGTCGAGCTTCGCTTTGGGCGCATAAGGGTGCTCGAAAGCGGCGAAGAGCTTGGCCTGCTGAGAAGGGAGGAGCTCTAG
- a CDS encoding OB-fold nucleic acid binding domain-containing protein produces MKKRLPASRVYIKDIIDGYYVKSEGDFEPNYLITKDARKVYRVKVVATVVREPVISDDETYGKLQIDDGTGTIWVLGFRDDTRFIRLVKKGDLVQIIGKVAEWRDDKQILVEGIAKVHPNMWILHRFETLKEKVEHAKKAQIAFEIYDKYGITAKAKVIAKNKGVSEDLLLTIDELYTIMLEHRNLEEELFEEEVPEVEEKTEENPELEKAKKAVLDLLKEKQKALSHKFIVKKLSKEFDEELIEEAITQLLAEGEIYEPEIGYYEPL; encoded by the coding sequence ATGAAAAAGCGCCTCCCAGCGAGCAGGGTCTACATCAAGGACATCATCGACGGCTACTACGTTAAGAGTGAAGGGGACTTCGAGCCCAACTACCTCATAACGAAGGACGCGAGAAAGGTCTACCGCGTCAAGGTCGTCGCCACCGTCGTTCGCGAGCCGGTTATAAGCGACGACGAGACCTATGGAAAGCTCCAGATCGACGACGGAACCGGAACCATCTGGGTGCTCGGTTTTAGGGACGATACGAGGTTCATCAGGCTCGTCAAAAAGGGCGACCTCGTCCAGATAATAGGCAAGGTTGCTGAATGGCGCGACGACAAGCAGATACTTGTCGAGGGCATCGCCAAAGTCCATCCCAACATGTGGATACTCCATCGCTTCGAGACGCTGAAGGAGAAGGTCGAACACGCCAAGAAGGCCCAGATAGCATTCGAGATCTACGACAAGTACGGCATCACCGCGAAGGCCAAGGTCATAGCCAAGAACAAGGGCGTTAGCGAAGACCTACTGCTGACAATTGACGAGCTCTACACGATAATGCTCGAGCACAGGAACCTCGAGGAGGAGCTCTTCGAAGAGGAAGTTCCGGAGGTCGAGGAAAAGACTGAGGAGAACCCAGAGCTCGAAAAGGCCAAGAAGGCCGTCCTTGATCTGCTGAAGGAGAAGCAAAAGGCACTGTCCCACAAGTTCATCGTCAAGAAGCTCTCGAAGGAGTTCGACGAGGAGCTCATCGAGGAAGCTATAACCCAGCTCCTGGCTGAAGGAGAAATCTACGAGCCGGAGATAGGCTACTACGAGCCGCTGTGA
- a CDS encoding OB-fold nucleic acid binding domain-containing protein has translation MAVLTKEQIIEMIERQKGLSRNEIEERIAEIASREGISEHAAALMLAEELGVNLEGKEELLHIADLVPGMANVNIVARILRKYPPREYQKRDGSTGQVANVIIYDSTGKTRLVLWDAQVAKYYNELNPGDVIKIIDPSVREGRGGVELHANFRTRIILNPEDPRVEEIPPLEEVRSYNYRRTKIGELMGGERFVEVRGTIARLYRVTVYDACPECRRKVDYEPATDTWICPEHGEIQPIKITIIDFGLDDSTGYIRTTLFGDDAAELLGKDPDEIAEKLRELVEEGLTLKEAGRKLAEEEYYYLLGREIVVRGNVVDDKFLGLILKAFGWDEVDYKREISRVRAELKEAIKEVL, from the coding sequence ATGGCAGTGCTGACAAAGGAGCAGATCATCGAGATGATCGAGAGGCAGAAAGGCCTCTCGAGGAATGAAATTGAGGAGAGGATAGCGGAGATAGCGTCCCGCGAGGGTATTTCCGAGCACGCGGCAGCTTTAATGCTCGCGGAGGAACTGGGCGTTAATCTGGAGGGCAAAGAGGAGCTTCTTCACATAGCGGACCTTGTCCCTGGAATGGCCAACGTCAACATAGTCGCGAGGATCCTGAGGAAGTACCCACCGAGGGAGTACCAGAAGAGGGACGGCTCAACTGGCCAGGTTGCAAACGTGATAATCTACGACTCAACCGGAAAGACAAGGCTCGTTCTCTGGGACGCTCAGGTAGCAAAGTACTACAACGAGCTGAACCCGGGCGACGTCATTAAGATCATCGATCCGAGCGTTAGAGAGGGAAGGGGAGGAGTTGAGCTCCACGCCAACTTCAGGACGAGGATAATACTCAATCCGGAAGACCCGCGCGTCGAGGAGATACCGCCGCTCGAGGAAGTGAGAAGCTACAACTACAGAAGAACAAAGATAGGCGAGCTCATGGGCGGCGAGCGCTTTGTTGAGGTTAGGGGAACGATAGCGAGGCTTTACAGGGTTACCGTTTACGACGCCTGCCCTGAGTGCAGGAGGAAGGTTGATTACGAGCCGGCAACAGATACTTGGATATGCCCCGAGCACGGCGAGATCCAGCCGATAAAGATAACCATCATCGACTTTGGCCTCGACGACTCAACTGGTTACATAAGGACGACGCTCTTCGGCGACGATGCGGCCGAGCTTCTCGGAAAAGACCCAGATGAGATAGCAGAAAAGCTCAGGGAGCTGGTGGAGGAAGGACTGACCCTCAAGGAAGCCGGCAGAAAGCTCGCGGAGGAGGAGTACTACTACCTGCTCGGAAGGGAGATAGTCGTCAGGGGCAACGTCGTGGACGACAAGTTCCTTGGGCTGATCCTCAAGGCCTTTGGCTGGGACGAGGTGGACTACAAGAGAGAGATAAGCCGCGTCAGGGCCGAGCTGAAGGAGGCCATTAAGGAGGTGCTGTGA
- a CDS encoding Lrp/AsnC family transcriptional regulator, whose product MEERPTLTPRQIRLLRKFYEEGKTIEVHTVEKTQDELAEELGITRQALSNHLKVLKELGYIRTGRGFIDLTDKALDILGEKKGDVFVFVRIEPTKRKYVYEQIKKLKIKKIYRVTGDIDLIIEADKTKLDEILEEIASLDGVKETITHIVLEVL is encoded by the coding sequence ATGGAAGAGAGGCCCACCCTCACTCCAAGGCAGATTAGGTTGCTCAGGAAGTTCTACGAGGAAGGAAAGACCATAGAAGTTCACACCGTTGAAAAGACCCAGGACGAGCTAGCCGAAGAACTTGGAATAACCAGACAGGCTCTAAGCAACCACCTCAAGGTTCTCAAGGAGCTTGGCTACATAAGAACCGGCAGGGGCTTCATCGACCTCACCGATAAGGCCCTCGACATCCTCGGCGAAAAGAAGGGCGACGTCTTCGTCTTCGTTAGGATAGAGCCAACCAAGAGGAAGTACGTCTACGAGCAGATAAAGAAGCTCAAGATAAAGAAGATCTACCGTGTCACCGGCGACATTGACCTCATCATCGAGGCTGACAAGACCAAGCTCGATGAGATACTTGAGGAGATAGCCTCACTCGACGGCGTCAAGGAGACCATCACCCACATCGTCCTCGAGGTTCTCT
- a CDS encoding geranylgeranylglycerol-phosphate geranylgeranyltransferase, translating into MELKAFIEITRPHNCILAGIVGLLGSIVAVGHFPDSKTALLVFLVVTLGCAGGNTINDYFDYEIDKINRPERPLPRGAMGRKAALYYSMLLFALGLVLAYMINIYAFILGTIAYVTMFIYAWKLKPLPFVGNIIVAGLTGATPLYGAVAVEHLGLAGYLAICAFLVNVAREVIKDIEDVEGDMAKGAKTLPIIWGKKRAAYVGALFALLTVIASFLPVKAGVGVGYYAMVPVDLLILYAAYLILRSQDREVAHKSQKLLKMSIFLAVMAFLIAAIV; encoded by the coding sequence ATGGAGCTCAAGGCGTTCATCGAGATAACCCGACCCCACAACTGCATCCTTGCCGGGATAGTGGGCCTTCTGGGCTCGATAGTGGCTGTTGGTCACTTTCCCGACTCAAAAACGGCCTTACTTGTCTTCCTGGTGGTCACTCTGGGCTGTGCCGGAGGAAACACGATAAACGACTACTTCGACTACGAGATAGATAAAATCAACCGCCCCGAGAGGCCCCTGCCAAGGGGAGCAATGGGCAGGAAGGCTGCACTCTATTACTCGATGCTCCTCTTTGCCCTCGGTCTTGTCCTGGCATACATGATAAACATCTACGCCTTCATCCTTGGGACGATAGCTTACGTCACGATGTTCATCTACGCCTGGAAGCTCAAGCCCCTTCCGTTCGTCGGAAACATTATCGTTGCCGGCCTGACCGGTGCGACCCCGCTCTACGGTGCGGTCGCTGTTGAACACCTCGGGCTGGCCGGCTATTTAGCGATCTGTGCCTTCCTCGTGAACGTTGCCAGGGAGGTTATTAAGGACATTGAGGATGTAGAGGGGGACATGGCCAAAGGCGCTAAAACACTACCAATAATCTGGGGGAAGAAGAGAGCGGCCTACGTTGGGGCCCTCTTTGCGCTCCTGACGGTCATCGCTTCGTTCCTTCCTGTCAAGGCGGGTGTTGGCGTCGGCTACTATGCGATGGTTCCTGTTGATTTACTCATACTCTACGCGGCCTACCTGATCCTGAGGAGCCAGGACAGGGAGGTTGCACATAAATCACAGAAGCTACTCAAGATGAGCATTTTCCTGGCGGTTATGGCTTTCCTTATAGCAGCGATAGTTTGA
- a CDS encoding ribonucleoside-triphosphate reductase — protein MEFKDELIRSLEGEELWTVITFKTPHGPGKTLEKLVEALEDAGWRITFKANWWTADIPYGLVRIDAKKDGKEKIVLGKWILGGKCELIRIENMDLIKGRDEFFRMVDSITSTLIHDPVIRTMREQY, from the coding sequence ATGGAGTTTAAGGATGAGCTCATAAGAAGCCTTGAGGGGGAGGAGCTCTGGACAGTCATCACATTTAAAACCCCTCACGGTCCGGGAAAGACTCTGGAGAAGCTCGTAGAGGCACTTGAAGATGCCGGCTGGAGGATAACGTTTAAGGCCAACTGGTGGACGGCTGACATTCCCTACGGCTTAGTCAGAATAGACGCGAAAAAGGACGGAAAGGAGAAGATAGTGCTTGGCAAGTGGATACTTGGAGGCAAATGCGAGCTGATAAGGATTGAGAACATGGATCTCATCAAGGGCCGCGACGAGTTCTTCCGCATGGTGGACAGCATAACCTCGACGCTCATTCACGACCCTGTCATAAGGACGATGAGGGAGCAGTACTGA